The window CCGTCCTATCGCGTgcatggcctgtcaggcccctctagCTCCCGAGCGCCACATGGCGCCCGCGCGAAGCCCAAAAGATTGCCTCACGATTCGATGGGCTCTTCGGTTTCCTGCCCCTGTCGTGATGTCGCGATCCGGCTTCCAgaagccggcacacagtgggtgttgctggACCCGGNNNNNNNNNNNNNNNNNNNNNNNNNNNNNNNNNNNNNNNNNNNNNNNNNNNNNNNNNNNNNNNNNNNNNNNNNNNNNNNNNNNNNNNNNNNNNNNNNNNNNNNNNNNNNNNNNNNNNNNNNNNNNNNNNNNNNNNNNNNNNNNNNNNNNNNNNNNNNNNNNNNNNNNNNNNNNNNNNNNNNNNNNNNNNNNNNNNNNNNNNNNNNNNNNNNNNNNNNNNNNNNNNNNNNNNNNNNNNNNCGGGGActattgtcggggggatgaaccccaggaaggcaacggaacccagatccttttcaaaaacaacgggccAACAACGCCCCTCAAGCTGGCTcacgcctggccgggtcgctcgacccggccgagCCCCTTGACCCGGCCAAATTCCTCGACCCGGCCCCGACGGCTGCCGCAAGGCGGCTGAACCCGGCGCACCAAGACATCTTCAACAAGCCAGCTTACCCTTGGCGTGTTCTCGAACctggccacgggtcagctcccgtcccatcctggtcgtacgatgggacgagtcttcaatcaaGAGATGAGCAAGGCAACGATGCCcctcccatgcctctggtcagccgaggCGTGGCAACAGTACCTCACCTACCGGCTGActagggccggcgtggctacagtgcaccCGTCTTCACTGCTGAcgccagcaagcggcgacctgacgaaGCGCCACTGTAGCGGACTCGACCCGGCCACTCCGTGACGATCGACAAGACAGCAAACAGTGCCCCTACACCCGGCGGGTCCCATGCCCGGAGAACCCGACGAGCCCTGTCACCCGGCGGGTCCCAGCTCTGGCTTTCCCGATGATGACAACCCGGCCCCAcagccttgtaacattaccattgtacccttggggttgacctataaaacccgcCAGGAACCCTCCATGCACGGGGGTGAAGAGATCCGATCAGTAGAACACACAGACGGagagggagcagcctaagccttggcctacCTTCCTTCCTCCCCGATACATCtcaaggagcaactctgtactatcacacataaaccacactcggcaggactaggggtattatctctccggagagccccgaacctgggtatgtcttgtgtcccgcgctcgctcatgcagacctcgcctctagagcccaccagtgccctcgagcctcctcctctctttagccatcccttggcatctgccgtgcgcccaccacgacacagCGGTACCATCGTCGTTGTTTCATATCTAAATTAGGCCAAGTAGCAAACGATGACCTTGCACcgtcgtcgtcgtccataccgtcatagTCGCCTCTGTCTGAGCCATCGTCATCGTCGCCACACCGCTTGAGGAAGGCGTCGTGGCGTCCCTTACATGTCGTGCTTGCGGTGCagacgctccgcttcctccacctTGCATCGCCTCTCACCGACTTGTTGACGGACCGTGCGCTCAAACTCGACCATCCCAACTTGGACGGGCTCGGCGTTGAAACGGCACCGGCGCCGAGACATTCGACGCCACAATGGTCTTGGACGGATCAAGAGCCCAAGCCTCCGCAAGCACGGGGTCCACGAGCACCCAGGTCGGCAGTAACTAGATTTTGGCGAACGCTGTCGAGCATTGCGCCCGGCCGCTCCCAGCGCGCCTCCACCTCAAAGAGACATTTATTGCGTTGCGTGAACTGCGGCCTTAGAGGTAGTGGACATGGCTCTACGATAGCGGAGCCACCTCATACTtagcgggcggcgggggcggtcgACCATGAGGCCGGATGCAACAAGCGCGAGCGTGTAAGGTGGTTGGGAGCACTCTGTcgagaggaagaggttgaggaggCTGGGAGCGTGGGGTTCCTCTTCACTGGGGAATTTagtgaggctgacatgtgggtcccatcggTCATAAAAAGGGGCAAATTTAATTGTCCAGATAACATGCACCTGATGAGTGGTCTCCAATAGTAATAAAATAATTTTAATTTAATCAAACCAGTCATCGGTGTATTTTTGAAACGAAAAAGCAACTTTGTGGTAGTTTTCGGCGAATTTTAAAAATAGATAGTTTTTTGGAATCCTTTTGCCGTAATACTGATAGATTATCTTTTATGCTATATACTCTCCCCTCCCTGACTCCACCATGCCACCTCAATATTTATTTGTGAAAAAGATCACTTGCATATTCCTTAATTCAGTGTTATAGACTCCACATAAACTTATGTTTGTTGCAAAAGCAATAATGCAATTTCTACGAAGCTTAATAGGGAGTACTAATATATTTTttctcataaaacaacatctaGGGGTATCTATGATCATCTATGTTCACCGAACAATTATTAGCCAATGGACAGATGCATAATCAAATTGAATTATCTAAAATGAACTGTGCATATCTTGCTACCCATACTTTTGTGGTCATGGATATGAAATTTTAGCACCATTATCATAAAAAAAACACGCTCAATTTCTTTTGTTGTGGCTATAAAACTTGCCACGGTTAACAGGTGTGCCAGTACTTCTGAAGTGATGATGGAGGTACACAGATTAGTTCGTTACTGCTATCCCAAATGCAAAACTGTACAAAATACTGTCGTCTCAAGTCACAAAGTTCTGAATTCTTCAGCTCAGTGCGGATATTTCACATTCCATTTGAAGTCCAAACCCTACAAGCACAACAGTCGGTAGATAAAAAATTACCAGTCCATGATACTGGCTCACCAAGTCAACAACTACAGGCAGCAGACCATTGCTTGAATAGATTCACTAACAGTCTATAAAATTCAGAGTTGTAACTTATGTTCGATAAACAGCAAGAGTACTCCAGTAACCAAATTTGCTTATAGGAACCAACTTCTAGATGATACCGATGCTGCAAATTACAGCAATTGTCAAACTTGACATTTTAATAGTGTCAACAAGGTGCTGCAAACATGCTGGCTAGATGATGATACTAATTGAAAAGCAATGCTAACTTCTAGCATTACAAACCAAAAGCACGAGCAAGGCAAAATCATGGCGTTGGTGTTGCTCATCATTACCTTGACATGAACACAGCGGTACTCATAAACTCATAACCTGAAGTGGTGCAACCAACCCAATAAGTTTCAGAGAACTGAAGCCTAACACTAACAAAACCAATGTTCAGTCCCGTGGCACAGTTCGGTTCAGAAGGAACAGAAAAGCAACAGCAGTCAGATCATAAGCGACGTTACTAAATCTCAGCTTGCAAAAGCGGCACCATAGATTCATAATTCTGTTCTTACAGCGAACGAAGCATCGGCAAACATTCAGCAACTCCCATCAAGCACTAGCACTACTTCTACTTGGTGATAACCAGGGCGAACAGCTATTTAGATACAGGCAATGGAATCTAAGAGGAGGTGAACTTGGTGACTGCCTTGGTGCCCTCGGAGACGGCGTGCTTGGCGAGCTCCCCAGGGAGGACGAGGCGGACGGAGGTCTGGATCTCCCGGGAGGTGATGGTGGGCTTCTTGTTGTAGCGGGCGAGCTTGGCGGCCTCGCCGGCGAGCTTCTCGAAGATGTcgttgatgaaggagttcatgatgGACATGGCCTTGGAGGAGATGCCGATGTCGGGgtgcacctgcttcagcaccttgaagatgtagatcttgtaggtctccacgctcttcttgcccttcttccggCCCCTCTTCTCGCCGCCGCCCTCCTTGGAGGCGGTCTTCTTGCCCGCCGGCAGCCGCTTCTcggccttgggcttcttcccggcaggGGTCTTCTCGGCCTTCTCCGCCGCGGGCTCCTCCTCCGCGGGCTTCTTCGCCGCCGGCTTCTTCTCCGCCTTGGGGGCCATCGCTGCTCCGGGAAGATGGG is drawn from Triticum dicoccoides isolate Atlit2015 ecotype Zavitan chromosome 4A, WEW_v2.0, whole genome shotgun sequence and contains these coding sequences:
- the LOC119284702 gene encoding histone H2B.1-like; amino-acid sequence: MAPKAEKKPAAKKPAEEEPAAEKAEKTPAGKKPKAEKRLPAGKKTASKEGGGEKRGRKKGKKSVETYKIYIFKVLKQVHPDIGISSKAMSIMNSFINDIFEKLAGEAAKLARYNKKPTITSREIQTSVRLVLPGELAKHAVSEGTKAVTKFTSS